One stretch of Daphnia pulicaria isolate SC F1-1A chromosome 6, SC_F0-13Bv2, whole genome shotgun sequence DNA includes these proteins:
- the LOC124343730 gene encoding keratin, type I cytoskeletal 9-like: MFLKAFAILPAIFSLVTAARMNSAMGSKRGGFSLEPFGHGTHHSHALKTIRSSVDSSGKANERSHPENELDSAGFGAPAYGSVGAAGFGSPVQGFGGPAGHHQGGASGFGLGSQSGPFGGSSASYNDQSGSIGGPLGSFGSPAAAFGGQSGYGGGAQGGAPGYGAAAGGYGGNSDAGMPYQFQYNVNEYGNNFGHSQSSDGNQVTGRYFVQLPDGRLQTVDFKSDPLNGYTADVQYQGQAQYPGSNNGGYSSQPSGAQYPSGGAQQAPQGNYGSGIGGGSVGQLPLAFNGQGNYGGALPSAPGSFAGPGAFSVKPY, from the exons ATGTTTCTCAAG GCTTTCGCAATCCTGCCAGCGATTTTTTCCTTGGTGACGGCTGCTAGAATGAACTCGGCTATGGGATCCAAGCGAGGCGGTTTCAGTCTGGAGCCTTTTGGCCATGGCACCCATCATTCGCATGCATTGAAGACCATTCGATCGTCCGTCGACTCGTCAGGCAAAGCCAATGAAAGATCGCATCCCGAAAATGAACTGGATTCAGCTGGATTTGGAGCTCCAGCATACGGTAGTGTGGGAGCGGCCGGGTTTGGTTCTCCTGTTCAAGGATTCGGTGGACCTGCTGGTCATCATCAAGGCGGAGCTAGTGGATTTGGACTTGGCAGTCAATCAGGTCCCTTTGGTGGCTCATCTGCATCCTATAATGATCAATCAGGATCAATTGGCGGTCCATTGGGCTCGTTCGGTAGTCCAGCTGCAGCCTTTGGAGGTCAGTCCGGATATGGAGGAGGTGCGCAAGGAGGAGCTCCGGGATAcggcgctgctgctggtggataTGGAGGAAACTCT GACGCTGGAATGCCCTATCAATTTCAGTATAATGTGAACGAGTACGGCAACAACTTTGGCCACTCTCAATCCAGCGATGGCAACCAAGTTACTGGGCGCTATTTTGTTCAGTTACCTGACGGTCGTCTTCAGACTGTGGATTTCAAATCGGATCCATTAAACGGCTACACTGCTGATGTCCAGTACCAAGGCCAGGCACAATACCCCGGAAGCAACAACGGAGGCTACTCTTCCCAGCCATCTGGAGCGCAGTACCCTTCAGGAGGAGCTCAACAAGCTCCACAAGGCAACTATGGCAGTGGTATTGGCGGCGGGTCCGTCGGACAACTACCACTTGCCTTCAACGGTCAAGGAAATTATGGAGGTGCTCTTCCTAGTGCACCTGGAAGTTTTGCTGGCCCAGGAGCCTTTAGCGTCAAACCTTactaa
- the LOC124343729 gene encoding protein Star-like — MSFISFRGIRIFVARRRSSIILCVGLFVFFFLIHENRSTDRKFSNGITTKYNLLEESKHQSQHVKDCTLEYANTHRLQQDHPCVLDLIRKNYLKKPWGPEVPFDLHNPKTADPSAGQAKAIMRILRNQANGFFVECGASDGEFLSNTIYMERYKNWTGLLIEPDRGSYDSLLTRKRKATHVPACLSLETYPTEVTFKSVFQVGSIQEKSSWFENDHLITVQCFPFYSFLLAYGRTSVDFFSLDVEGHELKILKTIPWHKVDIKTLVVEWEHVEEGEAGIVKFMEENGFVNFGKIATPYARDIVFVKDFLSDLRYDYDD, encoded by the exons ATGTCTTTCATCAG ttttagagGAATCAGAATATTTGTGGCACGTCGGAGATCATCTATTATATTGTGTGTGGgattattcgtttttttctttcttatccaTGAGAACAGAAGCACAGaccgaaaattttcaaatggtaTTACCACCAAGTACAATTTGTTGGAAGAGAGTAAACATCAATCGCAGCATGTTAAAGATTGCACACTAG AATACGCAAACACTCATCGACTGCAACAGGACCATCCGTGTGTACTTGACCTTATTAGAaagaattatttaaagaaacCATGGGGACCAGAAGTTCCGTTTGATTTGCATAATCCAAAAACAGCCGATCCATCGGCCGGTCAAGCCAAAGCAATCATGCGAATATTGCGCAACCAGGCCAATGGATTCTTTGTGGAATGTGGAGCTTCAGACGGTGAATTCCTCTCCAACACAATATACATGGAGCGATACAAAAATTGGACGGGGCTACTAATCGAACCGGATCGTGGTTCTTACGACTCTCTGTTGACTCGCAAAAGGAAAGCAACGCACGTTCCAGCTTGTCTCAGCTTGGAGACTTATCCCACAGAA GTTACTTTTAAATCTGTTTTCCAAGTCGGAAGCATTCAAGAAAAGTCTTCGTGGTTTGAAAACGATCACTTGATTACCGTGCAATGTTTTCCATTTTACTCATTTCTTCTTGCCTACGGACGGACCTCTgtggattttttcagtctcGACGTCGAGGGTCATGAGCTTAAAATCCTCAAAACGATTCCATGGCACAAAGTCGACATTAAG ACGTTGGTGGTTGAATGGGAACACGTCGAGGAAGGGGAAGCTGGGATTGTCAAATTCATGGAAGAGAACGGGTTTgttaattttggaaaaattgcAACTCCATATGCCCGTGACATCGTCTTcgtaaaagattttttaag CGATTTGCGATACGACTATGACGACTAA